A part of Scleropages formosus chromosome 3, fSclFor1.1, whole genome shotgun sequence genomic DNA contains:
- the LOC108936673 gene encoding protein FAM13A-like, whose translation MWSMLLIGCCSSLQASAMKIQEALSGIDMGRVYRIPRGDGCEGMTSLDGSAPKGDDHCGDPSPVEAQLSPLPGGSLIQQLLEEDNEPLPSPRSHTFRHGQRFEDDTEVPPSPPNTHSFVSRQRSLSLDASVDDRQELTAAQVTKKIHALRRKVRKYEEKFEEQHKYRPSRNDKAADPDVLRWLNELTKLEKELRDCRMRPSEDHRHLGARQRSYTLPRNFGSQMEKAVDPGSTHDALRGRLREEDAKDETHAEVRVEMAELQKTLLYCEKVHSGMVTKSENETLKPLSDRHRLVKQLFGRPSIIPVIEEEDDEELQNEFAVTVKPNIRMLGLLDHLDEEDCFILPFNKMSSKDSSDTQLSNLHLTTMSELLEQLQEARVKKTKIRQKLREFEDAFFRMNGRNVQKEDRSALAKEYSEYKNIKAKLRLIEVLIRKRDSEDF comes from the exons ATGTGGAGCATGCTACTCATCGGCTGCTGTTCATCATTACAGGCTTCAGCCATGAAGATCCAGGAGGCACTGAGTGGGATAGACATGGGAAGAGTGTACAGGATCCCCAGGGGGGATGGGTGCGAGGGGATGACCAGCCTTGATGGGTCAGCCCCGAAGGGAGACGACCACTGTGGAG ATCCATCTCCTGTGGAGGCCCAGCTCTCTCCCCTTCCTGGAGGGTCTCTAATCCAGCAGCTTTTGGAGGAGGATAATGAACCCCTGCCCTCCCCTCGCTCGCACACCTTCCGACATGGCCAGAGGTTTGAGGATGACACTGAGGTCCCACCCTCCCCACCCAACACGCACTCCTTCGTAAG tcgCCAAAGGAGCTTGTCTCTGGATGCTTCCGTGGATGACCGACAGGAGCTGACTGCTGCACAGGTCACCAAGAAGATTCATGCCCTGAGAAGGAAGGTCCGCAAGTATGAGGAGAAGTTTGAAGAACAGCACAAATACAGG CCCTCTCGCAATGACAAAGCTGCAGATCCGGACGTGCTCCGATGGCTAAATGAACTCACAAAGCTTGAAAAGGAGCTGAGAG ATTGCAGAATGAGGCCGTCAGAGGACCACCGGCACCTCGGCGCCCGGCAACGTAGCTACACACTGCCCCGCAACTTTGGGTCTCAGATGGAGAAGGCGGTGGACCCAGGGAGCACACATGATGCCCTGCGGGGTCGACTGAGGGAGGAGGACGCAAAA GATGAGACCCACGCTGAGGTCAGGGTCGAGATGGCAGAGCTGCAAAAGACCCTACTCTACTGCGAGAAAGTCCACAGCGGGATG GTCACCAAAAGCGAGAACGAGACTTTGAAGCCACTGTCAGACAGACACCGGCTGGTGAAGCAGCTTTTTGGCCGACCTTCTATTATCCCTGTGATT gaggaagaagatgatgaagaaCTGCAGAATGAGTTTGCTGTGACAGTGAAGCCCAACATCAGAATGCTCGGTCTCCTGGACCACCTGGATGAGGAGGACTGCTTCATCTTGCCTTTCAACAAGATGTcctccaaagacagcagtgacACTCAGCTCTCTAACCTGCATCTCACCACTAT GTCTGAGCTTCTGGAGCAGCTCCAAGAGGCCAGGGTGAAGAAGACGAAAATTCGACAGAAACTCAGAGAATTCGAAGATGCTTTTTTCAGGATGAATGGAAG AAATGTGCAAAAGGAAGACCGCTCAGCCTTGGCCAAGGAGTACAGTGAATACAAGAACATCAAGGCAAAGCTGAGACTAATAGAGGTGCTCATCAGGAAGCGAGACTCTGAGGATTTTTAA